A genomic window from Tolypothrix sp. PCC 7910 includes:
- a CDS encoding homoserine dehydrogenase — translation MGVKLGILGLGTVGTGTVQLLQDTTDRNPLLQEVEIYRVGVRSLDKPREVQLSEGVVTTDLESIVNDPEVDIVVEVMGGLEPARSLILTALKNGKHVVTANKAAIARFGDEIFTTANQAGVYVLLEAAVGGGIPVIQPLKQSLSVNRIHTVTGIVNGTTNYILTRMQQEGSNFEDVLVDAQRLGYAEADPTADVDGLDAGDKIAILASLAFGGRIHLEDVYAEGIRQVSKTDIAYAEKLGFVIKLLAIAKLHASDSSKLSVRVHPTLVPKAHPLASINGVYNAILVEGEPIGQVMFFGPGAGAGATASAVSSDILHLVATLKTSTANPNPLLACSHQDYCEIAPISELVTRFYTRFLTKDQSGVIGKLGTCFGNYGVSLESVVQTGFQGELAEIVVVTHDVKEGDFRQALAEIRGLEAIDSIPSLLRVL, via the coding sequence GTGGGTGTGAAGCTAGGAATACTGGGATTAGGAACTGTTGGGACGGGTACAGTACAGTTGTTGCAAGATACAACTGACCGTAACCCATTGTTGCAGGAAGTAGAAATCTACCGAGTGGGAGTACGATCGCTTGATAAACCTCGTGAGGTACAACTATCAGAGGGAGTAGTTACTACAGATCTAGAATCTATCGTCAACGATCCAGAGGTAGATATTGTTGTCGAAGTCATGGGTGGATTGGAACCGGCGCGATCGCTAATTCTGACGGCTTTAAAAAATGGTAAACATGTCGTTACTGCTAATAAAGCTGCGATCGCGCGTTTTGGCGATGAGATCTTCACCACTGCTAATCAAGCTGGAGTCTATGTCTTGCTAGAAGCCGCAGTTGGTGGTGGTATTCCTGTAATTCAACCACTCAAACAATCTTTAAGTGTGAACCGCATTCACACCGTCACAGGTATTGTGAACGGTACTACCAACTACATCCTCACCAGGATGCAGCAAGAAGGTAGTAATTTTGAAGATGTATTGGTTGATGCCCAAAGATTGGGTTATGCGGAAGCTGATCCTACCGCCGATGTTGATGGTTTAGATGCTGGCGATAAAATTGCAATTTTGGCATCCTTAGCTTTTGGTGGACGCATTCACTTGGAAGATGTCTATGCAGAAGGGATTCGCCAAGTCAGTAAGACTGATATCGCCTATGCTGAGAAATTAGGATTTGTGATTAAATTGTTAGCGATCGCCAAGCTTCATGCTAGCGATAGCTCAAAGCTCTCTGTAAGAGTTCATCCGACTTTAGTGCCGAAAGCACACCCCTTAGCCAGCATTAACGGCGTGTATAATGCCATTCTTGTGGAAGGCGAACCAATTGGGCAAGTAATGTTTTTTGGGCCTGGTGCTGGTGCTGGTGCAACTGCTAGTGCAGTATCATCAGATATCTTACATTTAGTGGCAACGCTGAAAACTAGCACTGCTAACCCCAATCCTCTGTTAGCTTGTAGCCATCAAGACTACTGTGAAATTGCCCCGATTTCCGAACTTGTAACTCGCTTTTATACCCGGTTTCTTACTAAAGATCAATCCGGAGTGATTGGTAAATTAGGTACTTGCTTTGGCAATTACGGCGTTAGCTTAGAGTCTGTTGTGCAAACTGGTTTTCAAGGAGAACTAGCTGAAATTGTGGTTGTGACCCACGATGTGAAAGAAGGTGACTTTCGCCAAGCTTTGGCAGAAATTCGAGGATTGGAAGCCATCGATAGCATTCCTAGCTTATTGCGCGTGTTGTAA
- the petH gene encoding ferredoxin--NADP reductase — MYNQGAVEGAANKESGSRVFVYEVVGLRQNEETDNTNYQIRKSGSVFIRVPYNRMNQEMRRITRLGGKIVSIQPASALQQLNGKASLGIANSEGNGQATPANATKPAEEQLKNKDNKGNTMTQAKAKKDSHADVPVNTYRPNSPFVGKCISNEPLVKEGGIGIVQHLKFDLSGSNLKYIEGQSIGIIPPGVDKNGKPEKLRLYSIASTRHGDDVDDKTVSLCVRQLEYKHPESGETVYGVCSTHLCFLEPGAEVKITGPVGKEMLLPSDPDAKVIMMATGTGIAPMRAYLWRMFKDAERAANPEYQFNGFAWLIFGVPTTPNILYKEELEEMQQKYPDNFRLTYAISREQKNPQGGRMYIQDRVAEHADELWQLIKDEKTHTYICGLRGMEDGIDAALTAAAAKEGVTWSTYQKEIKKAGRWHVETY, encoded by the coding sequence ATGTATAACCAAGGTGCTGTTGAGGGTGCTGCCAACAAAGAATCAGGTAGCCGCGTCTTCGTTTACGAAGTGGTAGGTCTACGTCAGAACGAAGAGACTGATAACACGAACTACCAAATTCGTAAAAGTGGCAGTGTGTTCATCAGAGTGCCTTACAACCGCATGAATCAAGAAATGCGACGTATCACTCGCCTAGGCGGAAAAATTGTGAGCATTCAACCCGCAAGCGCTCTACAACAATTAAATGGTAAAGCCTCATTAGGGATTGCTAACAGTGAGGGGAATGGTCAAGCCACACCTGCGAATGCGACAAAACCAGCTGAAGAACAGCTTAAGAACAAGGATAATAAAGGCAACACCATGACTCAAGCGAAAGCTAAAAAAGATTCTCATGCTGATGTTCCTGTAAACACTTACCGTCCTAATTCACCTTTTGTTGGCAAGTGTATATCTAACGAGCCTTTAGTCAAAGAAGGCGGGATTGGTATTGTTCAGCACCTGAAATTTGACCTTTCTGGTAGCAATTTGAAATACATCGAAGGTCAAAGTATTGGTATTATCCCACCCGGAGTAGACAAAAACGGTAAGCCAGAAAAGCTAAGACTGTATTCCATCGCCTCAACTCGTCATGGAGATGATGTCGATGACAAAACAGTATCGCTGTGTGTGCGTCAGTTAGAGTATAAACACCCAGAAAGTGGCGAAACAGTCTACGGTGTTTGCTCAACTCACCTGTGTTTCTTAGAACCAGGCGCAGAAGTAAAAATTACTGGGCCCGTGGGTAAGGAAATGTTGTTACCCAGCGATCCTGATGCCAAAGTCATCATGATGGCAACTGGAACTGGTATTGCACCAATGCGTGCTTACTTGTGGCGGATGTTTAAGGATGCCGAAAGAGCAGCTAATCCAGAATACCAATTCAATGGATTTGCTTGGTTAATCTTTGGTGTACCTACAACTCCTAACATCCTGTACAAGGAAGAGCTGGAAGAAATGCAGCAAAAGTATCCAGATAACTTCCGTCTCACCTATGCTATCAGCCGGGAACAAAAGAATCCCCAAGGTGGCAGAATGTACATCCAAGACCGAGTTGCAGAACATGCAGATGAACTGTGGCAATTAATTAAAGATGAAAAAACCCACACCTACATCTGCGGTTTACGCGGTATGGAAGATGGTATTGATGCAGCGTTAACTGCGGCTGCTGCGAAAGAAGGCGTAACCTGGAGTACTTATCAGAAGGAAATCAAGAAAGCCGGTCGCTGGCACGTAGAAACTTACTAA